One window from the genome of Megalobrama amblycephala isolate DHTTF-2021 linkage group LG4, ASM1881202v1, whole genome shotgun sequence encodes:
- the rnf224 gene encoding RING finger protein 224, translated as MDGTVSGTAEPRETNSVQNRPEKEEDRISDKDGPVSEAPVEGDVETGAQNSRDSRKLDCIICYSAYNLGERLPRKLYCGHTFCQACLKRLDTLINEQMWIPCPQCRQNTPLPRGGATGLDLDLAAFLGVKAEVENQRTYSQKAPLETKTSFIKQPITDQPPSAWANVALAEHRFRRSPCCKHCLLCCWWC; from the exons atGGATGGAACTGTGAGCGGAACGGCAGAACCTCGAGAGACCAACAGCGTACAGAATAGACCTGAGAAAGAAGAGGACAG GATCTCAGATAAGGATGGGCCTGTGTCCGAGGCTCCTGTCGAGGGTGATGTGGAGACTGGAGCACAGAACTCCAGGGACAGCCGTAAACTGGATTGCATCATCTGCTACAGTGCGTATAACCTGGGAGAGAGACTCCCGCGGAAACTCTACTGCGGTCACACGTTCTGCCAGGCCTGTCTGAAGCGGCTGGACACCCTCATCAATGAGCAG ATGTGGATCCCCTGTCCTCAGTGCAGGCAGAACACTCCTCTACCTCGTGGAGGTGCCACGGGACTAGACCTAGACCTGGCAGCGTTTCTGGGTGTTAAAGCTGAAGTGGAAAACCAGCGAACCTACAGCCAGAAAGCTCCGCTGGAGACCAAAACCTCTTTTATAAAGCAGCCTATCACAGATCAACCCCCTTCAGCCTGGGCCAATGTGGCTCTGGCAGAGCATCGTTTCCGCAGAAGCCCTTGCTGCAAGCACTGCCTGCTCTGCTGCTGGTGGTGCTAG